In Paraburkholderia caribensis, a single window of DNA contains:
- a CDS encoding mechanosensitive ion channel family protein: MDIEAVRVFLMTRGIDFGTEVLGAIVLWIVGRWVIGLVIGLLRKVLARNSKVDPTLAHYLGSILGGLLNLILILAILQVFGVQTTSFAALLAGLGLAIGTAWGGLLAHFAAGVFMQVLRPFKVGDFVTAGGVTGTVQELGLFGTTIITPDNVLTIVGNNTIFSGVISNFSAQPVRRVELTAKVANGVDPIDAANRLRAAITKIPNVSESPPPDIEVLSFTPEGPLLCVRPYTHNDNYWQVYFDTNRAIVDTFREAGYPTPETPVVRRVAS, encoded by the coding sequence GTGGATATCGAAGCCGTACGCGTCTTTCTGATGACCCGAGGCATCGACTTCGGGACCGAGGTACTCGGTGCAATCGTTCTGTGGATCGTCGGGCGATGGGTCATCGGGCTCGTCATCGGCCTGCTGCGCAAGGTGCTCGCGCGCAACAGCAAGGTCGATCCGACGCTCGCGCACTACCTTGGCTCGATTCTCGGTGGGCTTCTGAACCTGATCCTGATCCTCGCGATCTTGCAGGTGTTCGGCGTGCAGACCACCTCGTTCGCCGCGCTGCTCGCGGGCCTCGGTCTCGCGATCGGCACCGCGTGGGGCGGTCTGCTCGCGCATTTCGCGGCGGGCGTCTTCATGCAGGTGCTGCGACCGTTCAAGGTCGGCGATTTCGTGACGGCGGGCGGCGTGACGGGCACGGTTCAGGAACTCGGCCTGTTCGGCACGACGATCATCACGCCCGACAACGTGCTGACCATCGTCGGCAACAACACGATCTTCTCGGGCGTCATCTCGAACTTCAGCGCGCAGCCGGTGCGGCGTGTCGAGCTGACCGCGAAGGTCGCGAACGGCGTCGATCCCATCGATGCGGCGAACCGGTTGCGGGCCGCCATCACGAAGATTCCGAATGTGTCCGAGAGTCCGCCGCCTGATATCGAAGTGCTGTCGTTCACGCCCGAAGGTCCGCTGCTATGCGTGCGGCCTTACACGCACAACGACAACTACTGGCAGGTGTATTTCGACACGAATCGCGCGATCGTCGATACCTTCCGCGAAGCGGGCTATCCGACGCCGGAAACGCCTGTCGTGCGCCGTGTGGCGTCTTAG
- a CDS encoding mannose-1-phosphate guanylyltransferase/mannose-6-phosphate isomerase, translating into MLIDQNNPTNAATTAGALPACTQIVPVILAGGSGTRLWPMSRENFPKQLIGVVGSESLLQDTVHRMEGFPAGWTVSNSPIVVCGEEHRFVIAEQLTCNACTPRLVVEPARRDTAPALTLAAALACANGDDAILVVMPSDHAIADVPALQRALEVAARHAQRGSIATLGVPPRAPETGFGYIRVGRKLDDEAREIDGFVEKPAAELAKQYLAQGTYWWNSGIFIVRASVWLATLQSLQPDMHAACLASFVQGHTDGTTFRPAADAFTRSPADSIDYAVMERLNATVGWTSAGVVVPLDAGWSDLGSWDAVWAAQPKDENGNVGRGRVMFEGAVSSYAHSDGRLVACVGTTNVVVVETADAVLVADRSRVQDVKGLVARIKAQKAPEADAHRKVRRPWGFYDSIDHGDRFQVKRIVVTPGAKLSLQLHHHRAEHWIVVRGTALVTRGDEQFLLSENESTYIPLGVRHRLENPGKVPLEIIEVQSGSYLGEDDIVRFDDTYGRCEQAQDQKPLQGAGPLQVQNQSQGTGQGPTHAAS; encoded by the coding sequence ATGTTGATCGACCAGAACAATCCGACCAATGCGGCGACAACCGCCGGCGCGCTGCCAGCGTGCACGCAGATCGTGCCGGTGATCCTGGCGGGCGGATCGGGCACGCGCCTGTGGCCGATGTCGCGTGAAAACTTTCCGAAGCAGCTGATCGGAGTCGTCGGTTCGGAGTCGCTGTTGCAGGACACCGTGCATCGGATGGAAGGCTTCCCGGCTGGCTGGACCGTATCGAATTCGCCCATCGTCGTGTGCGGCGAGGAGCATCGCTTCGTGATCGCCGAGCAGCTGACGTGCAACGCCTGCACGCCGCGTCTCGTGGTCGAGCCCGCGCGGCGCGACACGGCCCCGGCGCTCACGCTGGCGGCAGCGCTCGCCTGCGCGAACGGCGACGATGCGATTCTCGTCGTGATGCCGTCCGATCATGCGATCGCCGATGTGCCCGCATTGCAGCGCGCGCTGGAAGTTGCCGCGCGCCATGCGCAGCGCGGCTCGATCGCGACGCTCGGCGTGCCGCCGCGCGCGCCGGAAACTGGCTTTGGTTATATCCGCGTCGGCCGGAAGCTGGATGACGAGGCGCGCGAGATCGACGGCTTCGTCGAAAAGCCCGCCGCCGAACTCGCGAAGCAATACCTGGCGCAAGGCACGTACTGGTGGAACAGCGGCATCTTCATCGTGCGCGCGAGCGTGTGGCTCGCGACGCTGCAATCGTTGCAGCCCGACATGCACGCGGCGTGTCTCGCGTCGTTCGTACAAGGGCACACGGACGGCACCACGTTCCGCCCGGCGGCGGACGCGTTCACGCGCTCGCCCGCCGATTCGATCGACTACGCGGTGATGGAGCGCCTGAATGCGACGGTGGGCTGGACCTCGGCGGGCGTGGTCGTGCCGCTCGACGCGGGCTGGTCCGATCTCGGTTCGTGGGACGCCGTATGGGCCGCGCAGCCGAAGGACGAGAACGGCAACGTCGGGCGCGGCCGCGTGATGTTCGAAGGCGCCGTATCGAGCTATGCGCACTCGGACGGACGGCTCGTCGCGTGTGTCGGCACGACCAATGTGGTGGTCGTCGAAACGGCGGACGCCGTGCTCGTCGCCGACCGTTCGCGCGTGCAGGACGTGAAGGGGCTGGTCGCGCGCATCAAGGCGCAGAAAGCGCCCGAGGCCGACGCGCATCGCAAGGTGCGCCGCCCGTGGGGCTTCTACGACTCGATCGATCACGGCGACCGCTTCCAGGTGAAGCGCATCGTCGTGACGCCGGGCGCGAAGCTGTCGCTGCAACTGCACCACCACCGCGCCGAACACTGGATCGTCGTGCGCGGCACGGCGCTCGTCACGCGCGGCGACGAGCAGTTCCTGCTGAGCGAAAACGAATCGACCTACATTCCGCTCGGCGTGCGCCACAGGCTGGAGAACCCGGGCAAGGTGCCGCTCGAAATCATCGAGGTGCAGTCGGGCTCGTATCTCGGCGAAGACGACATCGTGCGCTTCGACGACACGTACGGCCGCTGCGAACAGGCGCAAGACCAGAAGCCGTTGCAGGGCGCAGGGCCGCTTCAGGTCCAGAACCAGAGTCAGGGCACGGGGCAGGGCCCGACTCACGCCGCCAGTTAG
- a CDS encoding GlxA family transcriptional regulator gives MAYASLESPMVGWVRAPERSAHYAAATRHIAILLFDGCSLLGAGIVAEVFHAANELSSSASHSWTYDVSFLSAAGGNITCSSSIRVWTDGLDARHYMGFDALFVAGGKGARTAARDERLIAWLRRVHANTSTVRPIGEGRSLLEAACINGIQQQRDFGSYNVREERDERNGSEANDRLESMKSALMLIKRDLGIDVARNVAERLMPDAGDSLMSLLGDSTGKSPADKVRAAARWLQENCQRSISIADAAQVAAMSERNFLRRFKMEVGVTPSDYLLHARLAITCSLLTDSELPVDKIARRTGMGNGDRLAKIFRKRMKVSPTEYRMKTRREAGI, from the coding sequence ATGGCGTATGCAAGTCTGGAATCTCCAATGGTTGGCTGGGTGCGAGCGCCTGAGCGCAGCGCGCACTATGCAGCCGCTACACGCCACATTGCAATTCTGCTTTTCGACGGCTGTTCTCTTCTTGGCGCAGGCATCGTCGCGGAAGTTTTTCACGCTGCTAACGAACTGTCTTCATCCGCCAGTCACAGCTGGACGTATGACGTGAGTTTCCTCTCGGCTGCAGGCGGAAACATTACCTGCTCGTCGTCGATTCGCGTCTGGACGGATGGACTCGACGCACGTCATTACATGGGCTTCGATGCATTGTTCGTCGCGGGCGGCAAGGGTGCGCGTACCGCGGCCCGCGACGAAAGGCTCATTGCCTGGCTGCGGCGCGTGCATGCGAACACCAGCACCGTGCGTCCAATCGGCGAAGGACGCTCGTTGCTCGAAGCGGCGTGCATCAACGGCATTCAGCAGCAGCGCGACTTCGGCAGCTACAACGTGCGCGAAGAACGCGATGAACGTAACGGCAGCGAAGCGAACGATCGTCTCGAGTCGATGAAGAGCGCGCTGATGCTGATCAAGCGCGATCTGGGCATCGACGTCGCGCGCAACGTCGCCGAACGCCTGATGCCCGACGCCGGCGACAGCCTGATGTCGCTGTTGGGCGACAGCACGGGCAAGAGTCCCGCGGACAAGGTGCGCGCCGCGGCGCGCTGGTTACAGGAGAATTGTCAGCGCTCGATTTCGATCGCGGACGCGGCCCAGGTGGCCGCGATGAGCGAACGCAATTTCCTGCGTCGCTTCAAGATGGAAGTGGGCGTCACGCCGTCCGACTACCTGTTGCACGCACGGCTCGCGATTACCTGCAGCCTGTTGACCGATTCCGAACTGCCTGTCGACAAGATCGCGCGGCGCACGGGAATGGGCAACGGCGATCGCCTCGCCAAGATCTTCCGCAAGCGGATGAAAGTCTCGCCGACGGAATACCGGATGAAGACCCGGCGCGAGGCCGGCATCTAG
- a CDS encoding DedA family protein: MDTLLQFVNLVLHIDKFLGVFIHQYGAWVYAVLFLIVFCETGLVVLPFLPGDSLLFIGGAFCATGEMNIELLIVLLLVAAILGNTVNYMIGRAIGPKVFESHIPVLERFLDREALRKTHNFYERHGGKTIVLARFIPVVRTFAPFVAGASQMSVKRFQIFNVAGALFWVLLLTLLGFFFGNIPFIRQYLNVIVLVGIGAAIVPVALGALWKIMRSKRQPERSAGNNTGQ; the protein is encoded by the coding sequence TTGGACACGCTGCTGCAATTCGTCAATCTTGTCCTGCACATCGACAAGTTTCTGGGAGTCTTCATCCATCAGTACGGCGCGTGGGTCTACGCGGTACTGTTCCTCATCGTGTTCTGCGAAACGGGCCTCGTCGTGTTGCCGTTCCTGCCGGGCGACTCGCTGCTGTTCATCGGCGGCGCGTTCTGCGCGACGGGCGAAATGAACATCGAGCTGCTGATCGTGCTGCTGCTGGTGGCGGCCATACTCGGCAACACAGTGAACTACATGATTGGCCGTGCAATCGGGCCGAAGGTGTTCGAGTCGCACATACCCGTGCTCGAACGGTTCCTCGATCGCGAGGCGCTGCGCAAGACACACAACTTCTACGAGCGCCACGGCGGCAAGACCATCGTGCTCGCGCGTTTCATTCCCGTCGTGCGGACCTTTGCGCCGTTCGTCGCGGGCGCGTCGCAGATGAGCGTCAAGCGGTTCCAGATCTTCAACGTCGCGGGCGCGCTGTTCTGGGTGCTGCTTCTGACGCTGCTCGGTTTCTTCTTCGGCAATATTCCGTTCATCCGCCAGTATCTGAATGTGATCGTGCTGGTCGGCATCGGCGCCGCCATCGTGCCCGTCGCGCTCGGCGCGTTGTGGAAGATCATGCGCAGCAAGCGTCAGCCGGAGCGCTCGGCCGGTAACAACACCGGGCAATGA
- a CDS encoding glycoside hydrolase family protein, with translation MLLVSVAIASGCDNASADNEQAPANWTHCADERGRCSFSGTRDVRYGSESHNTVKSLTNGTPCDNGVFGDPAPGELKQCWIAGAPDAASPSASAKAKTASTNDTSDDNGWPMKAPPRANDSQGLRCNKSSDVAAANAQGDLIDADTPGSDGTRLFPLDRSFQIVITTRAPRDDKLAWKVRDAWGTVQASGTYGVAQGARQVTLNCESSLAGYFAVSASLEKAHGQLAARGTRPLGIATFGVLPDVSASVPPVHYAHADLHRFGGQGGAFVGPGQRCCDGDGYRPLYTRLGLTWVNDNRNWYKEEPDRADTFNPATRQLAPFFRKGDLLRLIQLDGFPGWASPTGKQTHSYLPKSTDALREYMQRVGTESSRVRSTVFPTQSSNYYQVTWEPDLAGGLPWRDTDANFVQLYKSVHEGIHATDPNAVVMGPTFGSVVGNIEWLKRLAPLGLPRYLDGIAIHGYYDPGGNSPSHPPERLMNDSNPQQAQYALPNAMRALRRVMTEQYKPGAKLFATETGISYDVGEEYGPRYPPNDVLYAQGAVVARTHLILLGEGADMTYIFYSNDSPAATPGYGVFFDLEHPKGAFGPSTVSPKPAASAIVAMTRLIDGTATLGPVKRTPAGVYAYAFQRLNNGKIVTAAWTHDNARWNKSTHFDPTAGVAWRLQVDAPGTTGKVTVFDMMGNPASVPYEDGYVSLALTETPVYVVSSNAAVMKANVTTPAGYVAP, from the coding sequence ATGCTACTCGTATCCGTTGCGATAGCGAGCGGCTGTGACAATGCATCGGCCGATAACGAGCAGGCTCCTGCTAACTGGACACATTGCGCGGACGAGCGCGGCAGGTGCAGTTTCAGCGGCACGCGCGACGTCCGTTACGGCAGCGAGTCGCACAATACGGTCAAGTCGCTGACGAACGGCACGCCTTGCGACAACGGAGTATTCGGCGACCCCGCGCCTGGCGAGCTCAAGCAATGCTGGATCGCGGGCGCACCAGATGCAGCCAGCCCTTCCGCTTCCGCCAAAGCCAAAACTGCATCCACCAACGACACGTCCGACGACAACGGATGGCCGATGAAAGCGCCGCCTCGTGCGAACGATTCTCAAGGACTCCGTTGTAACAAATCGTCCGACGTGGCGGCGGCGAACGCACAGGGCGATCTCATCGACGCGGACACGCCGGGAAGCGACGGCACGCGCCTCTTTCCGCTCGACCGTTCGTTCCAGATTGTCATCACGACACGCGCGCCGCGCGACGACAAGCTCGCGTGGAAAGTCCGCGACGCATGGGGCACCGTGCAGGCAAGCGGTACGTATGGCGTCGCGCAAGGCGCGCGTCAGGTGACCTTGAATTGCGAGTCTTCGCTAGCGGGATACTTCGCAGTGTCGGCATCGCTGGAGAAGGCGCATGGGCAATTGGCGGCGCGCGGCACGCGCCCGCTCGGCATCGCGACCTTCGGCGTGCTGCCCGATGTGTCGGCGAGCGTGCCGCCCGTGCATTACGCGCACGCGGACCTGCATCGCTTCGGCGGCCAGGGCGGCGCGTTCGTCGGACCGGGCCAGCGCTGCTGCGACGGCGACGGCTATCGTCCGCTGTATACGCGGCTGGGCCTCACCTGGGTCAACGACAACCGCAACTGGTACAAGGAAGAACCGGATCGCGCGGACACCTTCAATCCCGCCACGCGACAACTCGCGCCGTTCTTCCGCAAAGGCGACCTGCTGCGGCTGATCCAGCTCGATGGCTTTCCTGGTTGGGCAAGTCCCACGGGCAAGCAGACGCATAGCTATCTGCCGAAGTCGACGGACGCGCTGCGCGAATACATGCAGCGCGTCGGTACTGAATCGAGCCGCGTGCGCAGCACGGTCTTTCCGACCCAATCGAGCAACTACTATCAGGTGACATGGGAGCCCGATCTGGCAGGCGGCCTACCCTGGCGCGACACCGATGCGAATTTCGTCCAACTATATAAGTCCGTGCATGAAGGCATTCATGCGACCGACCCGAACGCTGTCGTGATGGGCCCCACGTTTGGATCGGTGGTTGGCAATATCGAATGGCTCAAGCGTCTCGCGCCGCTCGGTCTGCCCAGGTATCTCGACGGAATCGCCATTCACGGCTACTACGATCCGGGCGGCAACAGCCCGTCGCATCCGCCCGAGCGCCTGATGAACGACAGCAATCCGCAACAGGCGCAGTACGCGCTGCCGAACGCGATGCGCGCCCTGCGACGCGTGATGACGGAACAGTACAAGCCAGGTGCGAAGCTGTTCGCAACGGAGACGGGGATCAGCTACGACGTCGGCGAAGAGTACGGCCCGCGCTATCCGCCCAACGATGTGCTGTACGCGCAAGGCGCCGTCGTCGCGCGCACGCATCTGATCCTGCTCGGCGAAGGCGCCGACATGACCTACATCTTCTATTCGAACGACTCGCCCGCTGCGACGCCGGGCTACGGCGTGTTCTTCGACCTCGAACATCCGAAGGGCGCCTTCGGTCCGAGCACGGTCAGCCCGAAGCCGGCCGCCTCCGCGATTGTCGCGATGACGCGGCTGATCGACGGCACGGCTACGCTCGGGCCCGTCAAGCGCACGCCCGCAGGCGTCTACGCGTACGCATTTCAGCGCCTGAACAACGGCAAGATCGTCACGGCCGCCTGGACGCACGACAACGCCAGGTGGAACAAGTCGACTCACTTCGATCCGACGGCGGGCGTTGCGTGGCGTCTTCAGGTCGATGCACCGGGCACGACGGGCAAGGTCACGGTGTTCGACATGATGGGCAATCCGGCGAGCGTGCCGTACGAAGATGGTTACGTGTCGCTCGCGCTGACGGAGACGCCCGTGTATGTGGTGTCGTCGAATGCGGCGGTGATGAAGGCCAACGTCACGACGCCTGCGGGTTATGTCGCGCCATGA
- a CDS encoding MFS transporter: protein MSTVLAPETGVAQASSRAHNKPVIRSAADVSALVNQGAAIGSDARIVVAIALGGVFLDAYDLGALAFGLKDVAREFSLTPAGTGFVASAITFGAIVGAFLGGFLTDRIGRYRVFMADMFFFVIAALACAFAPNAWVLGGARFVMGLGVGIDLPVAMAFLAEFSRLQGKGNKASRVAMWCPVWYAAISVSYLLVLAFYATLPESHQPLLWRLILGFGAAPAIVIILIRSRYISESPVWAANQGDLNGAAQILKRSYGIDAEVAQDAAANAKQSHVRTASWRNYGTLLKGVYLKRTVLATVIAIASSFAYNAVAFGLPVIISSFLAQSMLTTILASLVLNLAFAFVGGIIAVRTVPKFGAWNMTVLGYACQLVALVGLAVVGKPAGSAQVATAIAMLALFLFGQGFGPGSHSMTFASLSYPTSLRGVGVGFNQTLMRASSTVSLFLFPVLAAALHTRVFWIIAVAPLCGLIALLAIRWEPSGYDVDAEDFAPAASLGQ from the coding sequence ATGTCCACCGTTCTCGCGCCCGAAACAGGCGTCGCGCAAGCATCTTCCCGCGCGCACAACAAGCCTGTCATCCGTTCCGCCGCCGATGTCTCGGCACTCGTCAACCAGGGCGCCGCCATTGGCAGCGACGCGCGCATCGTCGTCGCGATCGCGCTCGGCGGCGTGTTTCTCGATGCCTACGATCTCGGCGCCCTCGCCTTCGGCCTCAAGGACGTCGCGCGCGAATTCTCGCTGACGCCTGCCGGCACCGGCTTCGTCGCTTCGGCGATCACGTTCGGCGCGATCGTCGGCGCGTTTCTCGGCGGCTTTCTGACCGACCGCATCGGCCGCTATCGCGTGTTCATGGCCGACATGTTCTTCTTCGTGATCGCCGCGCTCGCCTGCGCGTTCGCGCCGAACGCATGGGTGCTCGGCGGTGCGCGTTTCGTGATGGGCCTCGGCGTCGGTATCGACCTGCCCGTTGCTATGGCGTTTCTCGCCGAGTTCTCGCGGCTGCAAGGCAAAGGCAACAAGGCCTCGCGCGTCGCGATGTGGTGCCCCGTCTGGTATGCCGCCATCAGCGTGTCGTATCTGCTCGTGCTGGCGTTCTATGCGACCTTGCCGGAGAGCCATCAGCCGCTGCTATGGCGTCTGATTCTCGGCTTTGGCGCCGCGCCCGCCATTGTCATCATCCTGATCCGCAGCCGCTATATCAGCGAGTCGCCCGTGTGGGCAGCGAATCAGGGCGACCTGAACGGCGCCGCGCAGATTCTCAAGCGCTCGTACGGCATCGATGCGGAAGTCGCGCAAGACGCCGCGGCCAACGCGAAACAGAGCCATGTGCGCACGGCGTCGTGGAGAAACTACGGCACGCTGCTCAAAGGCGTCTATCTGAAGCGCACGGTGCTCGCGACGGTCATCGCGATCGCGTCGTCGTTCGCGTATAACGCGGTCGCGTTCGGCTTGCCGGTGATCATCTCGAGCTTCCTCGCGCAGTCGATGCTCACCACGATCCTCGCGTCGCTCGTGCTCAATCTCGCGTTCGCGTTCGTCGGCGGCATCATCGCGGTGCGCACGGTGCCGAAGTTCGGCGCATGGAACATGACGGTGCTCGGCTATGCGTGCCAGCTGGTCGCGCTGGTCGGTCTGGCCGTCGTCGGCAAACCGGCGGGCAGCGCGCAGGTTGCCACCGCGATCGCGATGCTCGCGCTGTTCCTGTTCGGCCAGGGGTTCGGTCCGGGCTCGCACAGCATGACGTTCGCTTCGCTGAGCTATCCGACTTCGCTGCGCGGCGTCGGCGTCGGCTTCAATCAGACGCTGATGCGCGCGAGCTCGACCGTCTCGCTGTTCCTGTTCCCCGTGCTCGCCGCCGCGCTGCATACGCGCGTGTTCTGGATCATCGCCGTCGCGCCGCTGTGCGGCCTGATTGCGTTGCTCGCAATTCGTTGGGAGCCGTCGGGCTACGACGTCGACGCGGAAGACTTCGCGCCGGCCGCGTCGCTCGGGCAGTAG
- a CDS encoding GDP-mannose mannosyl hydrolase, with translation MAATCADYLEAGDFLQVVKMTPLVSIDLIVSDYAGRVLVGHRRNRPALGTWFVPGGRICKNERLDAAFTRIVDAELGISGMERAAARFGGLFEHLYKDNFAGAEKITTHYVVIAYFLTLENTASVGRFDQHSRYIWLTPEALLARDDVHENTKAYFR, from the coding sequence ATGGCCGCCACGTGTGCCGATTATCTCGAAGCAGGCGATTTTCTCCAGGTCGTCAAGATGACACCGCTCGTGTCGATCGACCTGATCGTGTCCGACTACGCGGGGCGAGTGCTCGTCGGGCATCGGCGCAATCGCCCCGCGCTCGGCACCTGGTTCGTGCCGGGCGGGCGCATCTGCAAGAACGAAAGGCTCGACGCGGCGTTCACGCGCATCGTCGACGCGGAACTCGGCATCTCCGGCATGGAGCGCGCGGCCGCGCGTTTCGGCGGTCTGTTCGAACACCTTTATAAAGACAACTTCGCGGGCGCGGAGAAGATCACGACGCACTACGTCGTGATCGCGTACTTCCTGACGCTCGAGAACACGGCGTCTGTCGGGCGCTTCGACCAGCACAGCCGCTATATCTGGCTCACGCCCGAAGCGCTGCTCGCGCGCGACGACGTGCACGAAAACACCAAGGCGTATTTCCGCTGA
- the galU gene encoding UTP--glucose-1-phosphate uridylyltransferase GalU: MLSIRKAVFPVAGLGTRFLPATKASPKEMLPVVDKPLIQYAVEEAIAAGITEMIFVTGRSKRAIEDHFDKSYEVECELLARGKLALLELVQNIKPSHVECCYVRQPEPLGLGHAVLCAEKLVGDEPFAVMLADDLLDGEPPVLSQMVSLFNHYHCSIVGVEEIGKQESRSYGVIDGKRWDDRLFKMSGIVEKPAPEDAPSNLGVVGRYVLMPAIFDHLRRQRAGAGGEIQLTDAIQSLLGSEQALAYQYHGKRFDCGSKLGYLKATVEFALRHPEVKDAFDAYLRGRMQGEPGANGEGAQEELAELLSRV, translated from the coding sequence ATGCTTAGCATACGCAAGGCGGTGTTTCCCGTGGCCGGACTCGGCACCCGATTCCTCCCCGCGACGAAGGCGAGCCCGAAAGAAATGCTGCCCGTCGTCGACAAACCGCTGATCCAGTACGCGGTCGAAGAGGCGATCGCGGCGGGCATCACCGAGATGATCTTTGTCACGGGGCGCAGCAAGCGCGCAATCGAAGACCATTTCGACAAGTCCTACGAGGTCGAGTGCGAACTGCTCGCGCGCGGCAAGCTCGCTTTGCTGGAACTGGTGCAGAACATCAAGCCGAGCCACGTCGAATGCTGCTATGTGCGCCAGCCGGAGCCGCTCGGGCTCGGCCACGCGGTGCTGTGCGCGGAAAAACTGGTCGGCGACGAGCCGTTCGCCGTAATGCTCGCCGACGACCTGCTCGACGGCGAGCCGCCCGTTCTGTCGCAGATGGTGAGCCTGTTCAATCACTATCACTGCTCGATTGTCGGTGTCGAGGAGATCGGCAAGCAGGAATCGCGCTCGTATGGCGTGATCGACGGCAAGCGCTGGGACGATCGGCTCTTCAAGATGTCGGGCATCGTCGAAAAGCCCGCGCCGGAGGACGCGCCGTCGAATCTCGGCGTCGTGGGCCGCTACGTGCTGATGCCCGCGATCTTCGATCACCTGCGCCGCCAGCGAGCCGGTGCGGGCGGCGAGATCCAGCTCACGGATGCCATCCAGTCGCTGCTCGGCTCGGAACAGGCGCTCGCGTACCAGTACCACGGCAAGCGCTTCGACTGCGGCAGCAAGCTCGGCTACCTGAAGGCGACGGTCGAGTTCGCGTTGCGCCATCCCGAGGTGAAAGATGCGTTCGATGCCTATTTGCGCGGCCGTATGCAAGGCGAACCCGGCGCGAACGGCGAGGGCGCGCAGGAAGAGCTGGCCGAACTGTTGAGCCGGGTCTGA
- a CDS encoding GlxA family transcriptional regulator, whose protein sequence is MDSTSSSAVVNVGHMVKRIGILVFERFPLSDVCLLADAFRLANEAQADQSGPEGASIEPSYSIVMLSEMGGSVVSSCSLRVWTESLNGPLLNGFDTLFIVGGPGASRAKANERLIRRLRAIAPKIRVVKALDEGLGVLAAADLAFERRGWRSMSGPTDDSGQPAAPVVNDTQWHIEPGASIDVDAPVRSIAAALTVIKRDHGTPIARLVSERALSGTSRRLDAILDDDEKKGITRKITTAAHWIRENYTRHISVAEAAEVAKMSERNFLRRFKAQVGLTPSEYLLRARLDASCLLLTETDMSIDGIARRCGVRSGDGLAKIFRKRLSISPTDYRAAHRHSVSKS, encoded by the coding sequence ATGGATTCAACCTCGTCGAGCGCAGTCGTCAATGTCGGGCACATGGTCAAACGTATCGGCATTCTCGTTTTTGAACGATTTCCGCTGAGCGACGTGTGTCTGCTCGCTGACGCATTCCGACTCGCCAACGAAGCACAGGCCGATCAATCCGGCCCCGAGGGTGCCAGCATCGAACCCTCCTATTCGATCGTCATGCTGTCCGAAATGGGCGGCAGCGTCGTCAGCAGCTGTTCGCTGCGCGTGTGGACGGAGAGCCTCAATGGACCGCTGCTGAACGGCTTCGATACGCTGTTCATCGTCGGCGGCCCGGGCGCGTCGCGCGCGAAGGCGAACGAGCGTCTCATCCGGCGCCTCCGCGCGATCGCGCCGAAAATCCGCGTCGTCAAGGCGCTCGACGAAGGCCTCGGCGTGCTGGCGGCCGCCGATCTCGCTTTCGAGCGGCGCGGCTGGCGCAGCATGTCGGGCCCAACCGACGACTCCGGCCAACCCGCCGCCCCCGTCGTGAACGACACGCAATGGCACATCGAACCCGGCGCCTCGATCGACGTCGACGCGCCCGTGCGTTCGATCGCGGCGGCGCTCACGGTCATCAAACGCGATCACGGCACGCCGATCGCACGCCTCGTGTCCGAGCGCGCGCTGTCGGGCACGTCGCGGCGCCTCGATGCGATTCTCGACGACGACGAAAAAAAGGGCATCACCCGCAAGATCACGACGGCCGCGCACTGGATCCGCGAGAACTACACGCGTCACATCTCCGTGGCGGAAGCCGCCGAAGTCGCGAAGATGAGCGAGCGCAATTTCCTGCGGCGCTTCAAGGCGCAGGTGGGGCTCACGCCGTCGGAATACCTGCTGCGCGCGCGGCTCGACGCGAGCTGCCTGCTGCTGACGGAGACCGACATGTCGATCGACGGGATCGCACGGCGCTGCGGCGTGCGCAGCGGCGACGGACTCGCGAAGATCTTCCGCAAGCGCCTGTCCATTTCTCCGACCGACTATCGCGCGGCACATCGGCACAGCGTGTCGAAGAGCTGA